GTCCGCTCGCCGTCTGCCTGCTCGCGTGCGTCCTCCTGAGTGCCGTGGCTGGCGCGAGCGCGCCCGGCGCAGGGGCGAGCGGACGTGACCCGGCGCTGGCTACCACCGCGGCTGTCGCGCCGACGCCCGAGAACGCGACCCACGAACTGTCGGTCCTCGTGGACGCGGACGGCGACGCGACCGTCCGGTTCACGGTACGCTACCCCGCCCGGAACCAGAGCGAGGCCGAGGCCGCCAGCGCGGGTGACCTCGCGACGCCCTGGTTCGAGGGCAACGCGACGGTCCGCCGGGTGTTCGAGGCGGCCGCCGACGGGGACGACTCGCTCGCGGACCCGGCGCGGACCGTCCAGCACACCGACTACTTCCCGGGGCCGGCGACCCGGAACGCGACACACGGCTGGGTGTCGGTCTCTGCCTACGCCACCTGGGAGGGGTTCCTCGGCGACGGTGACGACCGGCAGGCCGTCGGCGACGCCTTCACCGCCGAACTCGGCTCCGGCGACCGCCTCACCGTCACGGTCCCGTACTGGTGGGAGCCGTCGTCGGGAGCCGAAGGGTACGTCACCCGCACGCGCGGCGACGAGGTGACGTACGCGACGACGGTCGACTCGGGGGCGCCCCCGACGCTCGTCTTCGAGCGAGACGCGTTCGCCACCCGGACGACGACCCGCGCCGGGGAGAACTGGAGCATCCCACTGGGACCGGCCGCAGGCGCGATTCCGGCCGCACTGGCGGTCGTCGTGGTCGCCGGCCTCCTCGCGGCCCGGCGCCGGACGGACGACGGCTGACGCCGTCCGGTCCACGATTCGACGCGTCCCACCGTGAACCAAACCAGTTCGACCACACCGCTATCCGGGGTGGTCGCGTACCGTCTCCCATGTCAACCTCCGGTAGCACGCGCTCGGGCCTCGACCTGCCCTCGCGCGACGAACTGTTGCGCATCGTCGGCTTCGTCGTCCTCGTCAACCTCGTCGGGGGCGCGGCCGCGGTCATCGGCGGCCCCGGCAGCGAGTGGTTCCTCGCGCTCGAGAAACCGTGGTTCTACCCGCCGGGCTGGGCGTTCGGCGTGGTCTGGACGCTCCTGTTCTCGCTGCTCGGCGTGGCGCTGTACCGCGTCTGGCGCGCCGACGAGTCCGGCGAGCGCCGGGTCGCCCTCGGCGCGTTCGCCCTCCAGATGGTGTTCAACGTCGCCTGGACGCCCGCGTTCTTCGGGGCACAGAACCCCGGCCTCGGGCTGGCCGTCATCGCGGTGCTGTGGGTGCTCGTGGTCGCGACCATCTGGGCGTTCCGCCGGGTCGACCGGCCCGCCGCCGCGTTGCTGGTGCCCTACCTGCTGTGGGTGAGCTTCGCCGCCGTGTTGAACTACGACATCTGGCGGCTGAACTGACGTTCGGGCGGCAACATTAACCGTCTCCCCCGTATAGTGGCCGCGTATCGAACCCGACTCCACCCCGGTGGACCGGATGTGATGCTCGAATGCCCGACGCTCCCCCCGTCGTCGTGACCGCCAGGACGGCCGAGAGACGGTCGGCCGTAGCGACCGCCCTCGACGTGCGGCCGACGGAGACGGTCGCCCCCGAGGCACTCGGCGAGTGGCTCGCGACGACCGCGGCCGCCTGCCTCGTCGTCGCCGACGACCCGGCCGACCCGGTGGTCCGGGACGCCTGCGAGGCCGGTACCGGCGTCCCGACCGTCGTCTTCGCCGCCGTCGAGCCCGGGTCGGTCCCCTGTCACGCGGACGGGTTCGTCCGCGACGACGGCCGATACGACCGCCTCCGGGACGAGGTGCGCTGGCGGCTGCGGGCCGGCACCGACGCCGCCGAGTCCGAACTCGAGGCCAGCCGGGCGAAGATCGAGCGCCTGCACACGGTCGCCGCGGAGATGGTCGCCTGCGACACCGAAGCGGAGGTGTTCGAGGTGGCCATCCGGGCGGCCGAGCAGATCCTCGACCTCGACATCGTCGGCATCGACACGGTCGAGGACGGCTACTTCGTCCCGCGGGCGGTCTCCGAGGAGCTGAAGTCGTCGGGCTACGGCACCCTGCCGGCCGACGAGGGCGTCGCCGGGCGCAGCTACCAGGAGGGCGAGTCCATCCTCGTCCCCGACACCGAGGCGCACCCGGACGCCTCGCCCACGGGCCCGTACCGCTCCGTCCTCTCCGTCCCGATCGGCGACATCGGCATCCTGCAGGCCGGCTCCTGCGAGACCGACGCGTTCGGCGAGCGCGACCGCGAACTCGCGGAACTGCTGGTGAGCCACGTCGCCGAGACGGTCGAACGCCTGCAGGCCGAGGAGCGGCTCCGACGCGAGCGCGACCGACTGTCGGCCCTGTTCGAGAACGTCCCCGACCCGGTCGTCCGCTTCGCCTACGAGGACGGTGCGCTGCGCGTCCAGGACGTGAACGCGACGTTCGAGCGGGTCTTCGGCTGGGCGGCCGACGAGATCCGCGGCGAGGACATCGACGAGTACATCGTCCCCGAGGGGCGCGAGGACGAGGCCAAGCGCCTGAACGAGAAGCTCATGGCGGGCGAGAGCCTCCACGTGACGACCCAGCGCCGGACCCACGACGAGGTCCGGGACATCCTGCTCCACGTCGTCCCGTTCGAGCGCGGCGAACGCAGCCTCCAGGGCTTCGCCATCTACACCGACATCACGGAGGAGAAGGCCAGACAGCGCGAACTCGAGCGCCAGAACGAGCGCCTCGACGCCTTCGCGAGCATCGTCAGCCACGACCTGCGCAACCCCCTCTCCATCGCCCAGGGCTACCTCACACTCGCCCAGGACGTGGGCGACCCCGAACACTTCGAGGAGATACGCCACGCCCACGAGCGCATGAGCAACCTCATCGACGACCTGCTCACGCTCTCCCGACAGGGGGACGTGGTCGGGTCGCTCGACCCGGTCAGCCTCGCCGAGGTCGCGACGCAGGCGTGGGCCGGCGTCCAGACCGGCGGGGCCGAACTGGCGGTCGTCGAGGACACGACGCTGCTCGCCGACCGTGACCGGCTCGTCGAGCTGTTCGAGAACCTCTTCCGGAACGCGGTGCTCCACGGCTGTCCGGTCGACGGCGACGCCGGCTACCGCGAGGACGGGTCGTCGCTCACGGTGACAGTGGGGGTGTTGCCCGGCGAGCCGGCCGAGGACGCGGCGGGCTTCTACGTCGCCGACTCCGGCTGTGGTATCCCGCCGGGGGAACGCGAGACGGTCTTCGAGTCGGGCTACACGACCAGCGACGAGGGGACGGGCTTCGGCCTCACCATCGTCCAGGAGATCGCCTCGGCCCACGGCTGGGCGGTGTCGGTCGACGAGAGCGAGGCTGGCGGTGTGCAGTTCGACTTCGAAGGCGTGGAGACGCCGGCCGACGAGACGTGACGAGACGCTCCGAATATCAGTTCGACGCCGCACCCGGGTCCGACTCGAGCAGCCCGTGGAACAGGTGGGCGTGGTCGGCCGTGTCCGTGAGCAACTCGTCGAGCAACTGGTCGGCCCGGTCGGCCTGCGTCTCGACGCGCTCTCTGAGTTCGGTGTACTCGTCGCTGTCGTCGAGTGCCGCCTCGGACTTGCGCGCCTCGAGGACGGCCTTCTTCGTGACCTGCGAGTAGTACTCCCGGAGCTCCGCGTCGTAGGCCGACCGACGTTCGAGCCGGCGGATGCACCGGTTGAGCGTCGACGCGTCGACCGGTTTGACGAGGTAGTCGTCGAAGCCCATCTCGACGATGTCGAAGTCGGGCTCGACGGCGGTGACGATGACGACCTGGCAGTCGAAGCCTGCCGCCCGGAGCTGCTGGAGCACCTCGTCGCCCGAGATGCCCGGTAACCGACGGTCGAGGACGACCACGTCCGTCGTCGCTGTGACGGCCTCGATGGCGGACGCCCCGTCGGTCACACTACGTACGTCCCATCGGTCGCCCAGCCAGGATACGTAGAGGCTCGCCAGCTCCGTGTTGTCCTCGACGATGAGGACCTCTGTGGTGTCGTCGGTCATGCTACCCTCCCGAAACAGTACCAATCGATGCTGTTCTCTGGTATAAATGTCGCGGCCGTTGATACGACCTGTCGGTTGATATATCGGAAAACCGGCCTCGAAAATACGTCTTCCGGGTGGTCCGGGGAGTCAGTCGAGCGCGAGCGACGCCAGCAGCGCCTCGAGCTGGACGCGCTCGCTCGCACCCTGGGTGATGCGGAAGTCGGCCTCGCCGACGCGGTCCATCAGGCGGACCGCGGCTTCCTCGGAGAGGTCGAACTCCCACGCCGAGCGGTGGAGCTGGTCGATGATGTCGCCGCCGGCCAGCCCGCGTTCGGTCAGGAGTTCGTCGAGTTTCGCGCGGGCCGCGATGAAGTCGCCCTCGATGGCGTCGGTGACCATCGCCTCGACCTCCTCGGGGCGCGCCGTGGCGGTGATGGCGTAGACGGTCTCCTCGGTCACCTCGTCGCCCATGACGGAGGCGGCCTGGAGCGCGTTGATGGCCTTGCGCATGTCGCCGTCGGCCGCGTAGACGAGCGCGTCGACGCCCTCGTCGGTGAGGGGGATGCCCTCCTCGCCGGCGATGTAGCGGACCTGCTCGCCGACCGCCTCGTCCGAGAGCTGGGTGAACCGGAAGACGGCACACCGCGACTGGATGGGGTCGATGATCTGGCTGGAGTAGTTACACGAGAGGATGAAGCGCGTGTTGTTCGAGAACTGCTCCATCGTCCGGCGCAGGGCGGACTGCGCGTCGGAGGTCAGCGCGTCGGCCTCGTCGAGGAAGATGATGCGGTAGTCGTAGCCACCGAAGGACGTGCGCGCGAAGTTCTTGATGCGGTCGCGGACCACGTCGATGCCGCGCTGGTCCGAGGCGTTGAGTTCGAGGAAGTTCTCGCGCCACTCGTCGCCGTAGATCTCCTTGGCGATGGACACGGCCGAAGCGGTGTTGTGCATCACGGTGGGGACCGCACCTGCGACGTAGTTGTGGCTCTCCGGGACCGTCAGGTCGTACACGCGAGTTTCCTCGTCGACCGGGTCGACGGATTCGACCTCGTCGTAGTACAGGTCGGCACTGACGAGTGCCTCCAGTTTCTGAATCGAGTCGAGTACGTCGACCGAGAGCATATCGTTCGCGATGGATTCGATAGCCTCGGTGACCGTCTCGAACCGGGTGAGAGAAGCGATGTCGTGGTCCTCTGTCCGGACGAGATTCGCCACATCTGCCCCACGAATACCTGCCTCGTCGCCGACTCTATTGAACGAGACGCCGAGCGCGTCGATGGCCGAAGCCAGTTCGTTCTGAACCGTTCGGACCGGCGGTGTCCCCTCCGACTCACCGAGCGTCACCAGTATCTCTTCCGCCCGTCTCGCGGTCGGTGCCCGACGGCCATCCGAGTATTCGAGTAGCCGGTCGGTTCGGACGCCGGTCTCCGCTGCGACCTCCTTGCGCGTCGTGAGTGGTCCGAGCTGTTCACGGGACCTCACCCACGTTGCTGGTGTCTTCGAGACGGCCTCGATGTCGGCTCGAATCTCGGCCATCGCCTCGTGGACGACCTGTGCCGTCTCGAGTCGTTCGTTCGCCTCGTCAAGAAGCGTTCTGAGGGCGGTCTCGTAGTTCTCTCTGCCGGGCGTCTCCGGGTTCAGGCTCTCGGGGACGACGCTGTTCTTGTCGATGTGTAGTCGCTGACAGACGTCGTCGACCGCCGACTGCACCGGTATCGTGTCGTGGTTCGGGTTCGAGTCTTTCTCGGTGTGCTTCGCGAGTGCCTCGGCTTTGTAGTCGATGGTGAAGCCGATGGCATCCTCGAACCGTCGAACGTTCGGCGCACCTGATATCGAGAGGACGTGATACTCCCGCTTCTTGCCACTCCCGTTCGTTGCGGCCTTTCGCTTCACCGTCCGTCTGGACGGGATACCGAAACTGGAGAGCAGATACGAGAGGAGTGTGATGTGGCCGCCGTTCTTCTGCGTAAGTTCCAGAATACCGTTGTCCGCGACGTACCCCTCTGCGTCGAACATCGCCCGGCAGAATGCGGCCCGTGATTCGTCGTCGGCACGGACGAGTGTGGAGCCGATACCGTCGCCAGTCGTGGCCCCATCGAACACGTCGAAGCAGGACTCGAGGAAGTGCGTGAGCGTCTGAGAGATGACCCGAACGAAGGGGGTTCCGCCCTGTTCACCCCGAGTCGGTTCGAGTCCGAACAGGTCGACGACGGTCTGCTCGAACTCGTCGAGAAGTGCGTCGTCGGTGTTGTAGAACCGGATTCGGCCGTTGTCGATTCGTGCTTCGCTCACCGCGAGTCCGAGGAACGATGCGAGCCGGGGCGTCACCTCGTTCGTGACCTCGATCGGCGTCGAAGCGTACCCGTTGGCGTTGACGTACTCGATTCGGTCTATCTCGGTGTAAAGTCGGTCACGCGAAGTGTCGAGGTCAAGGAGGGTCGACAGCGGCACGCGGTCGGTGGTCTCTTGATAAGTCAGGTTGTGTTCCGCCGCGAAGCCCGCCGAGACATCGGCGTGGATTCGGTTGGGGTCGACCTGGTCGAGCCAGTCGAGTTCCGCCTCTCCCTCTGGAACCGGCGTGTTACGCGGTCGAACGACCCTGTCACCTGCTTCTACGTCTTGGGCCTGCCGCCATTCGAGGCCGTCAGCAGAGAGGACGAGCAGTCGGTGTTCCGGCGTGACCGTCACCTGATTCCCATCGCGGGTGGCCACTTCGACTACGTTGTCGGCCTGCTTCCCGAACACCTTCGACGGCGTCACGTACTCGAAGTTCCCCTGCGCGTCGAAGGTGACTACCTGAAGGTCGTCGTCTGGTTCCGCGAACCCATCTGCGTCGCCGACGACATCCTCGATACGCTCGACACCGCGATTCGTCAGAACTGGGGTCTCCCCAGTTACACATTTACCGACGCCGGCCGGCCCCGCGAACATGAGGTGGGGCAGTTCGTCCTTCGAGATGTAGCTCTGCAGGCGTCCGATGATGTCCTCGTGCCCGACAACGTCGTCTAGGGAGTCCGGCCGGTACTTCTCGATCCAGACCTCGTTGCGCCCCCCGGGTCGTGCGCCGGTCTCGTCGGCCTCGCTCATGGGCGAACGGAAGGCTGGCCCGTTCATAAAGCCCCCGAGACGAGCCGTGCGGGGCCGTGACATCCTTCTCAGTTTTTGTAAATCAGCATATGTGTATATCTCCTCGTCGGGTGAATTTCTACACATGAGAGTAATCAGTTCCAGAAAGAGATTTGTCGTACTGCTCGTCACCTTGCTGGTCGTCCTCGGGTCCGTCCCGGGAGCGGTCGGTGCGGAGTCGGTCGTCGCCGGCACCTTCGTCGTCGACGAGGGCGAGACGGTCCGGGGTCTCGACGTGGTCGGGGCGACCGTCGTCGTCCGCGGGACCGTCCAGGGTGACCTGAACGGGGCGGCCGCCGACGTCCGCATCGAGGACACCGGCGTCGT
This window of the Haloarchaeobius amylolyticus genome carries:
- a CDS encoding DUF7345 domain-containing protein, which gives rise to MSAPRPLAVCLLACVLLSAVAGASAPGAGASGRDPALATTAAVAPTPENATHELSVLVDADGDATVRFTVRYPARNQSEAEAASAGDLATPWFEGNATVRRVFEAAADGDDSLADPARTVQHTDYFPGPATRNATHGWVSVSAYATWEGFLGDGDDRQAVGDAFTAELGSGDRLTVTVPYWWEPSSGAEGYVTRTRGDEVTYATTVDSGAPPTLVFERDAFATRTTTRAGENWSIPLGPAAGAIPAALAVVVVAGLLAARRRTDDG
- a CDS encoding HalX domain-containing protein produces the protein MTDDTTEVLIVEDNTELASLYVSWLGDRWDVRSVTDGASAIEAVTATTDVVVLDRRLPGISGDEVLQQLRAAGFDCQVVIVTAVEPDFDIVEMGFDDYLVKPVDASTLNRCIRRLERRSAYDAELREYYSQVTKKAVLEARKSEAALDDSDEYTELRERVETQADRADQLLDELLTDTADHAHLFHGLLESDPGAASN
- a CDS encoding TspO/MBR family protein, with product MSTSGSTRSGLDLPSRDELLRIVGFVVLVNLVGGAAAVIGGPGSEWFLALEKPWFYPPGWAFGVVWTLLFSLLGVALYRVWRADESGERRVALGAFALQMVFNVAWTPAFFGAQNPGLGLAVIAVLWVLVVATIWAFRRVDRPAAALLVPYLLWVSFAAVLNYDIWRLN
- a CDS encoding ATP-binding protein, yielding MPDAPPVVVTARTAERRSAVATALDVRPTETVAPEALGEWLATTAAACLVVADDPADPVVRDACEAGTGVPTVVFAAVEPGSVPCHADGFVRDDGRYDRLRDEVRWRLRAGTDAAESELEASRAKIERLHTVAAEMVACDTEAEVFEVAIRAAEQILDLDIVGIDTVEDGYFVPRAVSEELKSSGYGTLPADEGVAGRSYQEGESILVPDTEAHPDASPTGPYRSVLSVPIGDIGILQAGSCETDAFGERDRELAELLVSHVAETVERLQAEERLRRERDRLSALFENVPDPVVRFAYEDGALRVQDVNATFERVFGWAADEIRGEDIDEYIVPEGREDEAKRLNEKLMAGESLHVTTQRRTHDEVRDILLHVVPFERGERSLQGFAIYTDITEEKARQRELERQNERLDAFASIVSHDLRNPLSIAQGYLTLAQDVGDPEHFEEIRHAHERMSNLIDDLLTLSRQGDVVGSLDPVSLAEVATQAWAGVQTGGAELAVVEDTTLLADRDRLVELFENLFRNAVLHGCPVDGDAGYREDGSSLTVTVGVLPGEPAEDAAGFYVADSGCGIPPGERETVFESGYTTSDEGTGFGLTIVQEIASAHGWAVSVDESEAGGVQFDFEGVETPADET
- a CDS encoding replication factor C small subunit yields the protein MSEADETGARPGGRNEVWIEKYRPDSLDDVVGHEDIIGRLQSYISKDELPHLMFAGPAGVGKCVTGETPVLTNRGVERIEDVVGDADGFAEPDDDLQVVTFDAQGNFEYVTPSKVFGKQADNVVEVATRDGNQVTVTPEHRLLVLSADGLEWRQAQDVEAGDRVVRPRNTPVPEGEAELDWLDQVDPNRIHADVSAGFAAEHNLTYQETTDRVPLSTLLDLDTSRDRLYTEIDRIEYVNANGYASTPIEVTNEVTPRLASFLGLAVSEARIDNGRIRFYNTDDALLDEFEQTVVDLFGLEPTRGEQGGTPFVRVISQTLTHFLESCFDVFDGATTGDGIGSTLVRADDESRAAFCRAMFDAEGYVADNGILELTQKNGGHITLLSYLLSSFGIPSRRTVKRKAATNGSGKKREYHVLSISGAPNVRRFEDAIGFTIDYKAEALAKHTEKDSNPNHDTIPVQSAVDDVCQRLHIDKNSVVPESLNPETPGRENYETALRTLLDEANERLETAQVVHEAMAEIRADIEAVSKTPATWVRSREQLGPLTTRKEVAAETGVRTDRLLEYSDGRRAPTARRAEEILVTLGESEGTPPVRTVQNELASAIDALGVSFNRVGDEAGIRGADVANLVRTEDHDIASLTRFETVTEAIESIANDMLSVDVLDSIQKLEALVSADLYYDEVESVDPVDEETRVYDLTVPESHNYVAGAVPTVMHNTASAVSIAKEIYGDEWRENFLELNASDQRGIDVVRDRIKNFARTSFGGYDYRIIFLDEADALTSDAQSALRRTMEQFSNNTRFILSCNYSSQIIDPIQSRCAVFRFTQLSDEAVGEQVRYIAGEEGIPLTDEGVDALVYAADGDMRKAINALQAASVMGDEVTEETVYAITATARPEEVEAMVTDAIEGDFIAARAKLDELLTERGLAGGDIIDQLHRSAWEFDLSEEAAVRLMDRVGEADFRITQGASERVQLEALLASLALD